One genomic window of Cygnus olor isolate bCygOlo1 chromosome 3, bCygOlo1.pri.v2, whole genome shotgun sequence includes the following:
- the SYNDIG1 gene encoding synapse differentiation-inducing gene protein 1 isoform X2 — MDGLIEQNSVLMHNKIAEAGKRNGLINTRNLVAESRDGLVSVYPTPQYQGHRAGSLSSPSCLENGRSDPVQQLLDPNMLQQTVESHYRPNIILYSENVLRSWGESIGSECCETTFIEDRSPTKDSLEYPDSKFIDLSADDIKIHTLSYDVEEEEDFQELESDYSSDTESEDNFLMMPPRDHLGLTVFSMLCCFWPLGIAAFYLSHEGRKCNMTESHTRSLISDCKETFACISICWW; from the exons ATGGATGGCTTGATTGAGCAAAACAGCGTGCTGATGCACAATAAGATCGCCGAAGCCGGGAAAAGGAACGGTTTAATTAACACAAGGAACTTGGTAGCAGAGAGCCGAGATGGTCTGGTCTCCGTCTACCCAACCCCGCAGTACCAGGGCCACCGAGCGGGGAGCCTTTCCTCTCCGAGCTGCCTGGAGAACGGCAGGAGCGACcctgtgcagcagctcctggatcCCAACATGCTGCAGCAGACGGTGGAGTCCCACTACCGGCCCAACATCATCCTCTACTCGGAGAACGTGCTGCGCTCATGGGGCGAGAGCATCGGCTCGGAGTGCTGCGAAACCACCTTCATTGAGGACCGCTCCCCCACCAAGGACAGCCTGGAGTACCCGGACAGCAAGTTCATCGACCTCTCGGCAGATGACATCAAGATTCACACCCTCTCCTACgatgtggaggaggaggaggatttcCAGGAACTAGAG AGCGATTACTCAAGTGACACCGAAAGCGAAGACAATTTCCTGATGATGCCACCAAGAGACCATCTCGGCCTCACTGTGTTCTCCATGCTCTGCTGTTTCTGGCCACTGGGAATTGCTGCCTTTTACCTGTCTCATGAG GGCAGAAAATGTAACATGACAGAAAGTCACACTAGAAGTCTCATCAGTGACTGCAAGGAAACATTCGCTTGTATTTCTATCTGCTGGTGGTAG
- the SYNDIG1 gene encoding synapse differentiation-inducing gene protein 1 isoform X4, protein MDGLIEQNSVLMHNKIAEAGKRNGLINTRNLVAESRDGLVSVYPTPQYQGHRAGSLSSPSCLENGRSDPVQQLLDPNMLQQTVESHYRPNIILYSENVLRSWGESIGSECCETTFIEDRSPTKDSLEYPDSKFIDLSADDIKIHTLSYDVEEEEDFQELESDYSSDTESEDNFLMMPPRDHLGLTVFSMLCCFWPLGIAAFYLSHES, encoded by the exons ATGGATGGCTTGATTGAGCAAAACAGCGTGCTGATGCACAATAAGATCGCCGAAGCCGGGAAAAGGAACGGTTTAATTAACACAAGGAACTTGGTAGCAGAGAGCCGAGATGGTCTGGTCTCCGTCTACCCAACCCCGCAGTACCAGGGCCACCGAGCGGGGAGCCTTTCCTCTCCGAGCTGCCTGGAGAACGGCAGGAGCGACcctgtgcagcagctcctggatcCCAACATGCTGCAGCAGACGGTGGAGTCCCACTACCGGCCCAACATCATCCTCTACTCGGAGAACGTGCTGCGCTCATGGGGCGAGAGCATCGGCTCGGAGTGCTGCGAAACCACCTTCATTGAGGACCGCTCCCCCACCAAGGACAGCCTGGAGTACCCGGACAGCAAGTTCATCGACCTCTCGGCAGATGACATCAAGATTCACACCCTCTCCTACgatgtggaggaggaggaggatttcCAGGAACTAGAG AGCGATTACTCAAGTGACACCGAAAGCGAAGACAATTTCCTGATGATGCCACCAAGAGACCATCTCGGCCTCACTGTGTTCTCCATGCTCTGCTGTTTCTGGCCACTGGGAATTGCTGCCTTTTACCTGTCTCATGAG